One window of Populus nigra chromosome 5, ddPopNigr1.1, whole genome shotgun sequence genomic DNA carries:
- the LOC133693634 gene encoding uncharacterized protein LOC133693634 isoform X1, whose translation MAEYICLLNKQDTIVIKPAKKTPILLRMIVLMFAMVCGVYICSVCLKQTSIHSKIKFQDIQVVERLSPDDDHGNLQISSVHYPNPETFSRAECAHNPVRYFAILSMQRSGSGWFETLLNSHVNVSSNGEIFSVLDRRRNISSITQTLDKVYNLDWFTSASKNECSAAVGFKWMLNQGVMQHHKEISDYFNRRGVFAIFLFRRNLLRRMVSVLANSYDRHAKLLNGTHKSHVHSTEEAKTLAKYKPMINSTLLISDLKEVEITAAKALEHFNSTRHIVLYYEDLIKNPAKLKDVQAFLGLPLMELMSRQVKIHKGPLSDHVKNWEDVNKTLNGTAYESFLQADY comes from the exons ATGGCTGAGTATATCTGTTTATTAAACAAG CAGGATACGATAGTCATAAAGCCTGCTAAGAAAACTCCAATTTTGTTAAGGATGATAGTCTTAATGTTTGCAATGGTTTGTGGAGTTTATATCTGCTCAGTTTGTTTAAAGCAGACAAGTATCCatagtaaaattaaatttcaagataTCCAAGTAGTTGAGAGGCTGTCTCCTGATGATGACCATGGAAATCTGCAAATTTCTAGTGTACATTATCCAAATCCCGAAACTTTTAGCAG GGCTGAATGTGCGCATAATCCTGTACGGTACTTTGCTATATTGTCGATGCAAAGATCAGGGAGTGGATGGTTTGAAACATTGTTAAACAGTCATGTTAATGTGAGTTCAAATGGAGAGATATTTTCTGTTCTTGATAGGAGGAGAAATATTTCATCAATTACACAAACTCTTGATAAAGTCTACAATTTGGACTGGTTCACTAGTGCATCAAAGAATGAATGCTCCGCAGCAGTTGGCTTCAAGTGGATGCTTAATCAG GGAGTAATGCAGCATCATAAGGAAATATCAGACTACTTCAACCGCAGGGGTGTATTTGCAATATTTTTGTTTCGAAGAAATCTACTACGTCGCATGGTTTCAGTTCTTGCGAATTCCTATGATCGCCATGCTAAGCTATTGAATGGAACCCACAAGTCTCATGTTCATTCCACTGAAGAG GCCAAAACACTTGCGAAGTACAAGCCTATGATAAATTCCACACTGTTGATTTCTGATCTGAAGGAGGTTGAGATCACAGCTGCCAAGGCTTTAGAACACTTCAATAGCACCAGGCACATTGTTCTGTACTATGAGGATCTCATAAAAAACCCTGCT AAACTTAAGGACGTTCAAGCATTTCTAGGTCTTCCGCTGATGGAGTTAATGAGCCGTCAGGTCAAGATACACAAAGGTCCACTGTCAGACCATGTTAAGAACTGGGAAGATGTCAACAAGACACTGAATGGAACTGCATATGAGAGTTTCCTTCAAGCTGATTATTAA
- the LOC133693634 gene encoding uncharacterized protein LOC133693634 isoform X2, protein MAEYICLLNKDTIVIKPAKKTPILLRMIVLMFAMVCGVYICSVCLKQTSIHSKIKFQDIQVVERLSPDDDHGNLQISSVHYPNPETFSRAECAHNPVRYFAILSMQRSGSGWFETLLNSHVNVSSNGEIFSVLDRRRNISSITQTLDKVYNLDWFTSASKNECSAAVGFKWMLNQGVMQHHKEISDYFNRRGVFAIFLFRRNLLRRMVSVLANSYDRHAKLLNGTHKSHVHSTEEAKTLAKYKPMINSTLLISDLKEVEITAAKALEHFNSTRHIVLYYEDLIKNPAKLKDVQAFLGLPLMELMSRQVKIHKGPLSDHVKNWEDVNKTLNGTAYESFLQADY, encoded by the exons ATGGCTGAGTATATCTGTTTATTAAACAAG GATACGATAGTCATAAAGCCTGCTAAGAAAACTCCAATTTTGTTAAGGATGATAGTCTTAATGTTTGCAATGGTTTGTGGAGTTTATATCTGCTCAGTTTGTTTAAAGCAGACAAGTATCCatagtaaaattaaatttcaagataTCCAAGTAGTTGAGAGGCTGTCTCCTGATGATGACCATGGAAATCTGCAAATTTCTAGTGTACATTATCCAAATCCCGAAACTTTTAGCAG GGCTGAATGTGCGCATAATCCTGTACGGTACTTTGCTATATTGTCGATGCAAAGATCAGGGAGTGGATGGTTTGAAACATTGTTAAACAGTCATGTTAATGTGAGTTCAAATGGAGAGATATTTTCTGTTCTTGATAGGAGGAGAAATATTTCATCAATTACACAAACTCTTGATAAAGTCTACAATTTGGACTGGTTCACTAGTGCATCAAAGAATGAATGCTCCGCAGCAGTTGGCTTCAAGTGGATGCTTAATCAG GGAGTAATGCAGCATCATAAGGAAATATCAGACTACTTCAACCGCAGGGGTGTATTTGCAATATTTTTGTTTCGAAGAAATCTACTACGTCGCATGGTTTCAGTTCTTGCGAATTCCTATGATCGCCATGCTAAGCTATTGAATGGAACCCACAAGTCTCATGTTCATTCCACTGAAGAG GCCAAAACACTTGCGAAGTACAAGCCTATGATAAATTCCACACTGTTGATTTCTGATCTGAAGGAGGTTGAGATCACAGCTGCCAAGGCTTTAGAACACTTCAATAGCACCAGGCACATTGTTCTGTACTATGAGGATCTCATAAAAAACCCTGCT AAACTTAAGGACGTTCAAGCATTTCTAGGTCTTCCGCTGATGGAGTTAATGAGCCGTCAGGTCAAGATACACAAAGGTCCACTGTCAGACCATGTTAAGAACTGGGAAGATGTCAACAAGACACTGAATGGAACTGCATATGAGAGTTTCCTTCAAGCTGATTATTAA